One Bombus fervidus isolate BK054 chromosome 7, iyBomFerv1, whole genome shotgun sequence genomic region harbors:
- the LOC139989197 gene encoding uncharacterized protein isoform X3, translating to MAEQLTLYFNQGLEATLSDSKKKYGDKVNALLSAWEHVTNFIPGATPEATQSLIEWAHKHTLKLVLRGEWPKLSPATKTHLSVTLQRCASHLVQHPAAPRCTALIALVHNPWTHPALDSILNGQPDSEHEEEFCCSEKGELLTMRLKILCEDRCEDIAVKLAAACVRSLRRSDRLRSLSDSHHVHYMIDVYIVLLYKLKRMQDIFAQLKLMDLSDGLELVQRLSGERPTKYGTARVWRNSIKAAELVAQYLVTAGMVRPVPETGANVLEQILNSWALLHSKLKDVAPTLPGMIRKLIEPAESAQHIYIFCAVLVKHFGDSIKPVVIELYIRALTTDMNELESQKTKSDTEKVRETAKRLSMQFLKLADVVGSNIGIARECVLTAFSLHPTRACYDRIKEIAVACGKTKEDGTSSGDNVVAGSEKLNHILENSHSNIGLKKIDNNTGEKNGTKVANTDSSSLCNSSLFPVSPSLSSSIAGITTPTKKNIDFQNGQVTKNFERTDQLLKSFLTLKKGDTTNSASDRCPLHPKRDSLSNGPLGELCFNCGEFIGNDISRSKTPESNNTNSRNVERTLDALILIKGDAVTGSANYDEKSVPNQVLDAEKLGLSPQLCDDLAVVLSSPRYHMLSWVLDWKELKSLCERYLENAEEMRNTNKELKYLNIDYSQFKDWPSEDDTKDIFFGIEKGYEQWVDLPSDGSEQFGSFQPAGNFKRSSTRRSLDDVTTTDSDSGSVLRVKRTGRQRKTHRLESSESDYDSTERKPKHFRNRISSISDTDSNTQDSQTDSFGSDGCRLEVKKKSNKSSNKESSKKRSKTSKLTVDSVSHFHMLVNENVRHTNTNEDASGSDVSGNDIITLFSADMDESKRETIKGSTYTATAPLILTERRSDPAVLKSLRMFRPQNSKKSARISQILHKNLLNKSKDNNNLENNTNSITKFAPMLSTLNLNPKIVLTRADEIDDRLIRSKKQQRLSSGDITSELMNIQKNMPFSPNKNALSPYQKQKGNGAAITGKTDLSPTGGRDLNSKSNLGKRKFDILAKVVRDSDILAKNVPGLNSLDMMVPPRMRPTVNVVQLSRNIPQSPNSGSINSGNTPPRPNRTPSVAGNIQLPGTPSSGGHDSGVGMSPAGQTPPPRSSILPDVGEETNQLPDSSPTSSTTTNVSGQLEPDSSPRTVPIRRNQQSQSPKKSPPPCSTVATTTTTSSVIASTITSEQLQIVCKPDGTYQLASVNPNVVSNQRNVLNLQNIDDGNVGNFSRQNQRADNANANRSTYERLTSAKVTAQSGQNTGLPKFQQAFGKTIYTLSTDTSTGGVTGASSETPHVQTASPQKTANLSKAVQTSVPNAQQTNASTGINVQSIANIPNTLQLSTSRQILNIVQSSGNNPNVASSPNTNQTLTQLVQSVQNASPGVIYTHKIPVTISTTNPSQLNIIPTISHSNSIPPGRTPVVKLNIIRAPLRQPNITGAIQVLTTPRLQQQQQQQQQQQQQQQQQQQQQQQQQQQQPPPQQQQPTTVRRDSLLGSPMEVPNQVSSTTLEQLREFESVLEQVKERSTIQPQSHQTISTAATTTVQTQTTTQQTQAIKPQQVSVSALTQPLLMPTQQTTNNDFASNGNTVNFHQDVFSQKVSLTYVNQNAGSVVTKTPNSTPVVVVTSYCQPAASPALSVTSQSSSSPCVTPAPTPAPSAGKTPPTPPSSKTVKKTAPKTVKTSATNTSKASPIPKPQQKPQEDEQTAQRIYAILDEYAEQLRNSPDLNNKPAPRRRSNPPTNPSQSSKRKKSNTSKTKSGGQQSSELSPSTDDLGRTMGSEDSSSGVAQVQDSPAGFSAPEEPSSNVGSVTDTTAEIRNLTNDSNDSVELNVKRRNLIFAEPGSGQSRAVIVQEAVQTSSVSVSEALASVTGKMGSTAVLVPGPNYILPMNLVKGQQFTIVSSGSKLLATMPATVRATGNTGVSNTLVLQSFLNQAGKIISQPGQVKQVKIPSLQTLSGNQTLTTTQNVQGASVVIPHSGNHAQFMSDLSTEKSNIISDLTMTKSDTVTGGVTVESATNTIVVNKSNSTIGLIQRNMNEPSENQPICSVITSNPNLTLQGARLFNSSIHKLTTPSLKSDNVVCITPTATIAHSPEKKSPQESQMHNEKSVSIQTSATIALAFATQSDVSLLNDAQQYQQQQQQQQQKDMKEISAEIIPGAKIISPKTVKRKIDDAMGMSENVPKTLITSNSVVCSSNATPLQSNEKIDSMSTITVASKQSGVIDHTTQFLVTGGPSSSDSQESAVQQSADGIEVSCKIGNGLLYGNARLQEAWEPEGKVSPDTPWRYVPTSANSLSMEPLNPRYSDNSENVQSVLQIINKGQGIEMASGHIYQTNTKKYFMNHTLEPFQQYSNKSNMMKTPLNPRLDRELLQQKMERKAAAIEREMKLQKSLSEECEDLGVDEPSTSDLFPEADLLFDTNHSPSFDHSSQDASCSQPLGMKSYGGSYFRSLDSSSGSRDVSPIADFKLNERRKSSSQRTRSAKDSLKKLKRDKIDDLHLENPSKHMRLTLDNLSQDEASNSNSDISRLSPTNLGSLENDSLKDTGRTKMMSRNGSKEGSPSSVSSIPSNMKLDIDLDSESLPPSINVNNTSAASSGDESLTLLSGNTADVTIPSPLSPIAGPMLSTHKYTYTNKKRIPSKVTRMDYLSWESPMSERMRSSSDEEDSSISESISSQPEDNALSNGLEDSVQSLKSLSNERRCNYLKKKDKLQVNSRVVLNRADHKSSLSKRIKVNESIQDSVMVSSDKTSEPSDDETGNIALVEPDCRARRSSLRGHVKKGCACCNGSPERPKKKSVKPEHSRLKKRLPSKQAGKKR from the exons ATGGCTGAACAGTTGACGCTTTATTTTAATCAG GGGCTTGAAGCGACATTGAGTGACAGCAAAAAGAAGTACGGCGACAAGGTGAATGCACTTCTGTCCGCCTGGGAGCATGTCACCAATTTCATTCCTGGGGCAACGCCAGAGGCCACCCAGTCTCTCATAGAATGGGCTCACAA ACACACGTTGAAATTGGTACTGCGCGGGGAGTGGCCGAAGTTGTCACCCGCGACGAAGACGCACCTCAGTGTAACGTTACAGAGGTGCGCGTCACACCTGGTGCAACACCCCGCTGCACCCAGGTGCACTGCCCTGATAGCTCTGGTGCACAATCCATGGACTCATCCCGCTCTCGACAGCATACTTAACGGCCAACCGGATTCCGAACATGAAGAGG AGTTCTGCTGTTCGGAGAAAGGTGAACTGCTGACAATGAGGCTGAAAATACTTTGCGAGGACCGCTGCGAGGACATAGCGGTAAAACTCGCCGCTGCTTGCGTACGTTCTCTGCGACGAAGCGATCGGTTGCGCTCACTCTCGGATTCTCATCACGTTCATTACATGATCGACGTCTATATCGTCCTCTTGTATAAATTGAAACGCATGCAAGATATATTCGCTCAA CTAAAATTAATGGACCTCAGCGACGGATTGGAATTGGTCCAACGTCTCAGTGGTGAAAGACCGACAAAGTATGGAACTGCACGCGTTTGGAGAAATTCGATAAAAGCTGCCGAATTGGTTGCACAATATCTCGTTACAGCTGGTATGGTACGCCCTGTGCCGGAAACGGGCGCAAACGTTTTGGAACAAATTCTAAACTCTTGGGCATTGTTGCATTCGAAATTAAAAGACGTAGCACCTACGTTGCCGGGGATGATAAGGAAATTAATCGAACCCGCTGAGAGTGCTCAGcacatttatatcttttgcGCGGTACTTGTTAAGCAT TTTGGCGATAGCATAAAGCCCGTGGTAATCGAATTGTATATCAGGGCGTTGACCACGGATATGAACGAATTGGAGAGTCAAAAAACAAAATCCGATACGGAGAAGGTTCGCGAGACTGCGAAACGCCTGAGCATGCAATTCCTCAAGTTAGCCGATGTCGTTGGTAGCAATATCGGTATTGCCCGAGAGTGCGTGTTGACAGCGTTTTCTCTGCATCCTACCAGGGCTTGTTACGATAGGATCAAGGAAATCGCTGTTGCGTGCGGAAAAACGAAAGAGGATGGAACGTCCTCCGGTGATAACGTCGTCGCCGGTAGCGAGAAACTAAACCACATCCTTGAGAATAGTCATTCTAACATAGGATTGAAAAAGATCGATAACAATACAGGAGAAAAGAACGGAACAAAAGTGGCGAATACGGATTCTTCGTCTTTATGCAACTCTTCGTTATTTCCAGTGTCGCCGTCGTTGTCCAGTTCGATCGCGGGTATAACAACACCAACGAAAAAGAATATCGACTTCCAAAACGGACAAGTAACCAAGAACTTTGAGCGAACGGATCAACTGTTAAAGAGCTTTTTAACTCTGAAAAAGGGAGATACGACGAACTCGGCAAGCGACAGGTGTCCTTTGCATCCAAAGAGGGATTCGTTATCCAATGGTCCACTCGGAGAACTTTGCTTCAATTGCGGAGAGTTTATTGGCAACGATATCTCGAGAAGTAAGACTCCAGAATCGAACAATACGAACTCTAGAAACGTGGAAAGAACGCTCGATGCTTTAATTCTGATCAAAGGCGACGCTGTCACGGGTTCTGCGAATTACGACGAAAAATCCGTGCCAAATCAAGTGCTAGACGCGGAAAAACTCGGTCTGTCGCCACAGCTTTGCGACGATTTGGCCGTGGTTTTGAGCAGTCCTCGTTACCACATGCTTAGCTGGGTTTTGGATTGGAAGGAGCTGAAAAGTCTGTGCGAGAGATACTTGGAAAACGCCGAAGAGATGAGAAATACCAACAAGGAGctgaaatatctcaatatcGATTATTCCCAGTTCAAAGATTGGCCCTCGGAAGATGATACCAAGGATATCTTTTTTGGAATCGAAAAGGGATACGAACAATGGGTGGATTTACCGTCGGATGGCTCGGAACAGTTTGGTAGCTTCCAGCCTGCTGGTAACTTCAAGAGATCGTCGACGAGAAGAAGCCTCGATGACGTTACCACCACCGATTCCGATAGCGGAAGTGTATTACGAGTAAAGAGAACAGGCAGACAGAGAAAAACTCATAGATTAGAATCCTCCGAAAGCGACTATGACAGCACGGAACGTAAACCGAAACATTTTAGGAATAGGATCAGTTCGATCTCTGATACCGACAGTAATACGCAAGATAGTCAAACAGACAGCTTTGGCAGCGACGGATGTCGACTGGAGGTAAAGAAAAAGTCGAATAAATCGTCCAATAAAGAGTCGAGTAAGAAACGTTCGAAAACATCAAAATTAACCGTTGATTCCGTCTCGCATTTTCATATGCTCGTTAATGAAAACGTTCGACATACAAACACGAACGAAGACGCGAGCGGTTCCGACGTAAGTGGCAACGatattataactttattttctgCCGATATGGATGAAAGCAAACGTGAAACGATAAAAGGTTCGACATACACAGCAACCGCGCCATTAATACTTACAGAGAGAAGGAGCGATCCAGCGGTACTTAAATCTTTGAGGATGTTCAGGCCGCaaaattcgaagaaatctgCGAGGATTTCTCAGATACTGCACAAGAATCTTCTAAATAAGAGTAAAGACAATAATAACTTAGAGAATAATACGAACAGTATAACGAAATTTGCTCCGATGCTCAGCACGCTCAACCTGAACCCGAAGATCGTATTAACCAGAGCGGACGAGATCGACGACAGACTGATACGATCGAAAAAACAGCAACGATTGAGTAGCGGCGATATTACGAGCGAGCTGATGAACATTCAGAAGAATATGCCGTTCTCTCCGAACAAAAACGCATTATCCCCGTATCAGAAACAAAAAGGAAATGGAGCAGCGATCACTGGTAAAACGGACTTGTCTCCTACCGGTGGACGGGACTTAAATTCTAAATCGAATTTGGGCAAAAGAAAGTTTGACATTCTCGCGAAGGTTGTCAGGGATTCGGATATCTTGGCAAAAAATGTACCCGGTCTAAATTCATTGGATATGATGGTACCACCAAGAATGCGACCCACCGTAAACGTCGTGCAACTCTCAAGAAACATTCCACAGAGTCCGAATTCGGGCTCTATCAACAGCGGAAATACTCCCCCGCGGCCAAACAGAACTCCGAGCGTGGCTGGAAATATTCAATTACCCGGTACACCCTCTTCCGGGGGGCACGATAGCGGCGTTGGCATGAGCCCGGCTGGTCAAACCCCTCCCCCGAGATCGTCGATTCTTCCCGATGTCGGTGAAGAAACGAATCAACTACCCGATAGTTCACCAACCTCTTCTACGACCACGAACGTTTCCGGTCAACTCGAGCCTGACTCGAGTCCTAGAACGGTGCCTATTCGGCGAAATCAACAGAGTCAGTCGCCCAAGAAATCCCCGCCTCCTTGTTCCACTGTCGCAACTACCACGACGACGAGCTCGGTAATCGCCTCGACCATCACATCGGAGCAACTACAAATCGTTTGTAAACCAGACGGTACATACCAGTTGGCCTCTGTAAATCCGAACGTAGTGTCTAATCAGAGAAATGTCCTCAATCTGCAAAACATCGACGATGGAAACGTTGGTAATTTTTCGCGGCAAAACCAAAGAGCCGATAACGCAAACGCAAACAGGAGTACGTACGAGAGATTAACGTCTGCGAAAGTGACGGCGCAGTCTGGACAAAACACCGGTTTGCCCAAATTTCAGCAAGCTTTCGGCAAAACTATCTATACGCTTTCCACGGACACGTCGACGGGCGGCGTAACCGGCGCCTCGTCGGAAACGCCGCACGTGCAGACGGCGTCCCCGCAGAAGACGGCAAACCTATCGAAAGCAGTACAAACATCCGTACCTAATGCACAACAAACGAACGCGTCTACAGGTATAAACGTACAGTCCATtgcaaacattccaaacacgtTACAATTATCCACTAGCAGGCAAATCTTGAATATCGTCCAAAGCTCTGGAAATAACCCAAACGTAGCGTCTAGTCCGAATACGAATCAAACGTTGACGCAGCTAGTACAAAGCGTTCAGAATGCTTCGCCGGGTGTGATATACACGCACAAAATTCCTGTTACTATATCCACCACAAATCCCAGTCAACTGAACATTATACCGACTATATCGCATTCGAATTCGATACCACCTGGAAGAACACCGGTGGTCAAGTTGAACATCATTCGTGCTCCTTTGAGGCAACCAAACATTACAGGAGCTATTCAAGTTTTGACCACGCCAAGAttacaacaacagcagcagcagcagcaacaacagcagcagcagcagcaacaacaacagcaacaacaacaacagcagcagcagcaacagccgCCACCACAGCAACAACAACCAACAACAGTTAGGAGAGACAGTTTGCTTGGTTCTCCTATGGAGGTACCGAATCAAGTCAGTTCAACCACTTTGGAACAATTGAGAGAATTCGAAAGCGTCCTGGAGCAAGTGAAAGAGAGGAGTACGATTCAACCACAATCTCATCAAACGATATCCACCGCAGCCACTACCACCGTACAAACGCAAACCACTACGCAACAAACGCAAGCTATAAAACCACAGCAGGTTTCTGTGAGCGCTCTCACTCAACCGCTTTTGATGCCGACGCAGCAAACCACCAACAACGATTTTGCGAGCAACGGCAACACGGTAAATTTTCATCAGGACGTTTTCTCTCAGAAAGTTTCTCTAACCTACGTAAATCAAAACGCAGGCTCCGTTGTCACGAAAACCCCAAATTCGACTCCGGTCGTTGTTGTGACCAGCTACTGTCAACCGGCGGCTTCGCCCGCTCTCAGTGTCACTTCGCAAAGTTCTTCCAGCCCGTGCGTCACCCCGGCTCCGACGCCTGCACCATCCGCTGGGAAAACGCCTCCCACTCCACCTTCGTCGAAAACGGTGAAAAAAACGGCGCCCAAGACGGTGAAAACCAGCGCGACGAACACGTCGAAGGCTTCGCCAATACCGAAGCCGCAACAAAAGCCACAGGAAGACGAACAGACCGCTCAAAGAATCTACGCTATATTAGACGAGTATGCGGAGCAATTGCGAAATTCTCCCGATCTGAACAATAAACCCGCCCCGAGGAGAAGATCAAATCCACCAACGAATCCGAGTCAATCTTCGAAGAGGAAAAAGTCGAATACGAGCAAAACGAAATCTGGTGGTCAACAGAGTTCGGAACTTAGCCCGAGTACAGACGATCTCGGAAGAACAATGGGCAGCGAGGATTCTTCGAGCGGCGTTGCTCAGGTGCAAGACAGTCCTGCTGGTTTCTCCGCTCCGGAGGAACCGTCCAGTAACGTTGGAAGCGTGACGGATACAACTGCCGAAATTAGGAACCTGACGAACGATTCGAACGACAGTGTGGAATTAAACGTTAAGAGACGAAATCTGATTTTCGCGGAACCTGGTTCCGGACAGTCGAGAGCGGTGATCGTTCAGGAAGCTGTGCAGACTAGTTCCGTGAGCGTCAGCGAAGCTCTAGCTTCGGTAACGGGAAAGATGGGAAGCACAGCTGTCTTGGTCCCTGGACCTAATTACATATTACCGATGAACCTAGTGAAAGGTCAGCAATTCACGATAGTATCCAGCGGATCGAAGCTTCTCGCAACGATGCCAGCAACCGTACGAGCTACTGGAAACACCGGTGTATCGAATACTCTCGTGCTTCAATCCTTTCTGAATCAAGCAGGGAAAATAATCTCGCAACCGGGGCAAGTCAAGCAAGTTAAAATACCATCGCTGCAGACTCTGTCAGGCAATCAGACTCTGACCACGACGCAAAACGTTCAGGGTGCGTCGGTGGTCATTCCTCATAGTGGAAATCATGCTCAATTTATGAGCGACTTAAGTACAGAGAAGAGTAACATCATCAGTGACTTGACTATGACAAAATCCGACACGGTGACCGGAGGAGTTACCGTTGAATCCGCGACGAACACGATCGTCGTGAACAAGAGCAATTCTACGATCGGTCTGATACAGCGTAACATGAACGAGCCGTCGGAAAACCAACCGATATGCAGCGTGATCACCAGCAATCCTAATTTAACTCTTCAAGGCGCCAGACTGTTCAACTCCTCTATACACAAACTGACGACGCCGAGTCTTAAGTCTGACAACGTAGTGTGTATAACACCAACAGCTACGATCGCCCATAGCCCAGAAAAGAAGTCACCGCAAGAAAGTCAAATGCATAACGAAAAATCTGTCTCCATTCAAACGAGTGCAACGATTGCTCTCGCCTTTGCCACTCAGTCCGATGTTTCCTTGTTGAACGACGCTCAACAATatcagcagcagcagcaacaacaacaacaaaaggATATGAAGGAAATATCGGCGGAAATAATCCCTGGTGCCAAGATCATCTCCCCGAAGACAGTCAAGAGAAAAATCGACGACGCAATGGGTATGTCGGAGAACGTTCCGAAAACCTTGATcacttccaactctgtcgttTGTTCGAGCAATGCCACACCATTACAGAGTAACGAAAAGATTG ACTCTATGTCGACGATAACGGTTGCGAGTAAACAGTCTGGTGTAATCGACCACACGACGCAGTTCCTAGTAACCGGTGGACCAAGTAGTTCGGATAGTCAAGAATCTGCTGTTCAGCAGTCTGCCGATGGCATCGAGGTATCGTGCAAGATTGGAAACGGCTTACTATATGGAAACGCGCGATTGCAAGAAGCTTGGGAACCAGAGGGTAAAGTGTCGCCCGATACACCTTGGCGATACGTTCCTACGTCCGCGAATTCTTTAAGTATGGAACCATTAAATCCAAGATACTCAGATAATTCGGAGAACGTTCAAAGCGTTCTGCAGATCATCAATAAAGGTCAAGGTATCGAGATGGCGAGTGGACACATCTACCAAACGAACACGAAAAAGTACTTTATGAATCATACGTTAGAACCATTCCAGCAATACTCGAATAAGAGCAACATGATGAAAACACCGTTAAATCCTAGATTAGATCGAGAATTGTTACAACAAAAGATGGAGAGGAAAGCAGCCGCCATAGAACGCGAGATGAAGCTACAGAAAAGTTTATCGGAGGAGTGCGAAGACTTGGGCGTGGACGAACCGAGTACCAGTGACTTGTTCCCAGAGGCAGATTTATTGTTCGATACGAATCATTCTCCATCGTTCGATCATTCTTCTCAGGACGCATCCTGCAGTCAGCCGCTGGGTATGAAATCTTACGGTGGTTCCTATTTTCGTTCGTTAGATTCGTCGAGCGGTAGCAGAGACGTCAGTCCCATTGCCGATTTTAAGCTGAACGAACGTAGAAAAAGTAGCAGCCAGCGAACCAGATCCGCGAAAGattctttgaaaaaattgaaaagagacAAGATAGACGATCTACATTTAGAAAATCCTTCGAAGCACATGCGGCTAACCTTGGATAATTTAAGTCAGGACGAAGCGTCGAACAGTAATTCTGATATTTCGAGATTATCACCGACGAATCTGGGGTCGTTGGAGAACGATTCGTTGAAGGATACGGGTCGGACAAAAATGATGTCAAGAAATGGTTCGAAGGAAGGTTCGCCTAGTAGCGTATCGAGCATTCCATCGAACATGAAATTGGATATAGACTTGGATTCGGAATCGCTACCCCCAAGCATCAATGTAAATAATACCTCGGCAGCAAGCTCGGGGGACGAAAGTTTAACCCTGCTGAGCGGTAACACCGCCGATGTCACGATACCTTCGCCACTCTCACCGATCGCTGGTCCCATGCTATCGACGCACAAGTATACCTATACCAATAAGAAGCGAATTCCGTCGAAGGTGACGAGAATGGATTACCTTTCTTGGGAGAGTCCAATGTCCGAGAGAATGAGATCGAGTAGCGACGAAGAGGATTCTAGTATAAGCGAATCGATCAGCAGTCAACCGGAAGACAACGCTCTGAGCAACGGACTCGAGGATAGCGTACAAAGTCTCAAGTCTCTGTCGAACGAGCGACGCTGCaattatctaaaaaaaaaagataagttACAGGTGAATTCAAGAGTAGTGTTGAATCGAGCGGATCATAAGAGTAGTCTGTCGAAGCGTATCAAGGTGAACGAGTCGATTCAAGATTCGGTCATGGTTTCCAGCGACAAGACCTCCGAGCCCTCGGACGACGAAACGGGCAATATCGCTTTGGTCGAGCCGGACTGTCGAGCTAGACGATCGAGTTTACGTGGACACGTTAAAAAGGGATGTGCCTGTTGCAACGGATCGCCCGAAAGACCCAAAAAGAAATCGGTCAAGCCCGAACACTCGAGATTAAAGAAGCGACTGCCCTCGAAACAAGCTGGAAAGAAAAGGTAG